A stretch of DNA from Arthrobacter globiformis:
AGCGTACGGTACGCGTTGTCCACCGTGCCGCAGTTCATGCCCGAGGAGTTGTTGGCCACCACGCCGCCCACGGTGCAGGCGGACTCGCTGGCGGGATCCGGGCCGAACTTGCGCCCGTAGGGCGCCAGCCGGGCATTCAGGGCACGCACCGTGACGCCGGGCTGGACGCGGACCCGGGCGCCGCCGTCGAGCACCTCAATGTTCCGGAAGTTGCGGCGCACGTCCACCAGGACGCCGTCGGACACGGCCTGTCCGCTGAGGCTGGTGCCGCCGGAGCGGAAGGTCAGCGGAACGCCCTGGGCGGAGCTGGCGCGGAGCAGGCGGCCCACCTCGTCCGCGTTGCCGGCCACCACCACTGCCTGCGGGATGAGCAGGAAATGGGAGGCGTCGTGCGCGTTGGCGTGGAGGTCGATGGGCCGGGTTTTTACCTGGGCGGGATCGGCGACGGCCTCATGGAGCCCGGCAAGTTGCAGTGTTGTCATCAGGGAACCATCCAGCCAAGTACGGGGGTGGACTGCAGGAGGATCAGGACGGTGATGAGGGCCAGCAGCCCGACGCTCCATCCGATCAGTTTACGGAACAGGGTCCCTTCGGAGCCGTCCAGTCCGACGGCGGCGGAGGCCACCGCGAGGTTCTGCAGTGAGAGCATCTTGCCCATGACGCCGGCGGAGGAGTTGGACGCCGCCATGAGCACCGGGGACAGCCCGGTCTGCTGGGCAGCGGTGGCCTGCATCTGCCCGAACAGGGAGTTGGAGGAGGTGTCGGAACCGGTCAGGGCGACGCCGATCCAGCCGATCAGCGGGGAGAGTACGGCGAAGAATCCGCCGGCGGAGGCCAGGGCGAACCCCAGGGTGGTGGTCTGGCCGGACAGGTTCATCACGAAGGACAGGGCAAGGACGGAGGTCACGGTGACGATGGTCCAGCGGAGCTGAACGAGGGTCTCGCGGTAGATCCGCCAGGCCTGGCCGGCCGTGATCTTGTAGAGGGCCATGGTGATCAGGCCGGAGAACAGCAGCAGCGTGCCGGTGGCCTTGAGGTGGTCGAGCTTGAACTTGGTGGCCGCCACCGGCTTGCCGGCGGAGTCGGCGACCTCCAGGCCCGGCCAGTGGAACGTCACGGTGCCCACCTGGTTCAGCCAGGTCTTGATGGGCGGGATCTGGGCGATGGAGAACACCGTGATGATGATCAGGTAGGGGGCGATGGCCATCCAGATGTGGCGCGGCTCGGGGCGGGTGCTGTCCGTTGGCAGCGAGGGGTCGGCGGGCACGGTGCTGCCGGCGGGGCCTGCGGAACCGCGGGAGGCCGGCGTCGTTCCTGTCGCGGATCCAACAGCGGCCCGGCTGACGTTCGCCTCGACGGGTACGGACGTCACGCCGCCGGCCATGCCAATGGTTTCCTTCGGCTTCCAGAACCGCAGCATCACCAGGACCGCGGTGACAGTGACGACGGCGGCCACCACGTCCGTCAGTTCCACGGCGAGGTAGTTGGAGGTGACGAACTGGGACACCGCGAAGGCAACGCCGGCCACCAGTGCCACGGGCCAGGCCTGCTTCACGCCGCGGCGCCCGTCCACGATGAACACGAGCAGGAGCGGCACGATCAGCGCGATGAAGGGGGTCTGCCGCCCGGCCATCGAGGACAGGTCGTGGAGCGGCAGGCCGGTGACGCCGTTGAGCGCAATGATCGGGGCCGCCATGGCGCCGAACGCGACGGGCGCCGTGTTGGCCAGCAGCGAGACGATCGCGGATTTCAGCGGTTTCATCCCGGCGGCCATCAGCATGGCCGCGGAAATGGCCACCGGGGCGCCGAAGCCGGCCAGGGATTCCAGCAGCGCCCCGAAGCAGAAGGCGATCAGGATCGAGAGGATGCGCAGGTCGTCGGAGATGGAGCGGATGGTGCGGCCCAGGGCCTCGAACCACGGGGTTGCGACGGTGAGCTTGTAGATCCACAGGGGCGTTGACCAGGATCCAGAGGATCGGGAAGAGGCCGTAGAAGATGCCGGCCGCGGTGGCGCTGAGGGCCTGGCCGAGGGGCATCTGCCAGCCAACGATGGCCAGGATCAGTGACACGGCGAGGCTGGCGATGGCGGCCTTGGGTGCCTTGACCCGGAAGACGCCCAGAAGGACAAAGAGCAGGACGAGCGGAAGCGCGGCGCAAAGGGCCGAGAGCAAGAGCGACCCGCCGATGGGGTCAAGGAGCTGCTGAAACATGAGATCTCCAGGATGTGTGAGGCGTCACAGCTTCGTGGCGCCCCTTGATTGTCTAACAAGTACACAAGTCGGTCAAGACTACTTTGGTGGCATGTCTGGCAAAATGAAGGAAGCCAGCCCCTCAAGGGACGTGTAGAAGACGTGGAGAAGCGGAGAGCCGTGAGCCGTGTTTCAGCTGTATCGATCGTCGAAGCGATCGCCTCGGACATCAGAGCCCGGGTCTTTTCCGGCGAGCTCCCGGCGCTGCACGCGCTGACGGAAACCGAGGTCGCGTCCTCCTACGACGTCGCCCGGCCCACAGCAAAAGCCGCGATCGAGAAGCTCGTGGCGGAGGGGCTGCTGGTCAGGGGAGTGCACAAAACCGCCCGCGTGGCCGACCTCGGCCCTGAATCCGTCCGCGACATTTACCTTGCACGGGCCTACCTGGAGAGCGAGGTGCTCCGGCGGCTGGCGTCCAGCCGGACCGTGCCGGACGAGGCCGTGCGGGCCAACCAGGACATCGCTGCCCTGAAGACGGGCGCGCCCCTTGACGTGGTGGAGCCGGACATGCGGTTCCACACCAGCCTGGTGGACGCCCTGGGCAACCAGCGCATCAGCAAGATGTACCTGTCGCTGGTGGGGGAGGTGCGGCTCTGCATGTCCCGGGTGCAGTCACTGCATCTGCTGGACACAAACCTCATCCAGGCGGAGCACCAGAAGCTCCTTGAACTGATCGGGGAGGGCAAGGGCGACGCCGCCGCGCGGCTCCTGGACGAACACCTCGGGCGTGCACGGGAACGGCTGGTCGCCGCCATGGGTGGGGAAGCGGGCCCGGAGGCGGACCTGCCGTCAAAGCTGACGGGGTAGAGGGCTGCGCCCCCACGAGCTGAGAAGGGCGAGGCCCGCGGCCACCGCCGCGCTGAGCACCACCGCGCCCAGCCAGAGCGAGACCGGCCAGCGGATCGCGTCCGTCACCGCGAACGCCACGAGCTGGCCCGTCCACAGCAGCGCCGCGATTCCTGCCGTGACCGCCGGCAGCCGCCTGCCCAGCCAGGCATCCGGAACCCGGGTCAGCAGCAGGTCGACGACGACGGCCGCCGCCGTCGTCCCTGCGGCTCCGGCGATCGACGTGGGGCGCAGGCCGATCATCAGTACCGGCAGCCAGGCCGCCGCCGCGACCAGCATAGTGACGATCCCGCGGGCGGGGCGCCTGGCGGCGGAGAGTGTGAAGAGGAACGGCGCGATGATCAGCGCCGTGGTCAGCAGGTAGCTCGCCAGGGTGGTGACCACCGGGAGCTCGGCCTGGATGCGGCCGGGTGTGCCCACCGGGATCGGGGTGAAGAGGGCCGTCGGCCCCGGCCGGACGAACGCGGAGACGTAGATGAGGAAGAACGCTCCCAGCCCGGTCATGAGAACGACGGCGAAAATCGCCGCCGGGGTCAAGGCAAAGTTTCCGCCGTGGCCGGCTGCCCCGTGGCCGATGGAGCCGTGGCCGACCGCGCGGTGTCCGGCTGGGCCGTGGCCGGCTGCGCCGGCGGCGCGGGCGCTGCGGACCGCGGTGCCCAGGATAAGGAACTGGCTGAAGCCGAGCAGCAGGTGGGTCGGGCTGACCAGGGCATCCAGCGAGACTTCAATGCCCAGGATTTCGTGCCACAGCAGGTCCAGGCCGCCGGCGACGGCGAACAGGACCACGCCCACGGCGGTCCCGCGGTAGCCAGGGGGAGCGGCCTGCAGCAGCGGCTGCCCGGGTGTCCGGTTACGCCAGATCACGGCGGCCGTCCAGGCCGCCGTCGAGAGCATGCCGGAGTAGAGGGCCGCGTGCCACGGCGTGAAGAACGTCTCCAGGCCGGGCAGGTTGATGTGCGCCCAGCCGTCGAGGAAAACGGCCAGCAGCAGCCACAGGCCCAGGAGTTCGGTGACCAGGTCCCGGCGTCCGTCAGTTCGGGTGTTGCGCGCAGTTTCGAGCATCGTTGCCCACCTCCACGGAATCTATCCGGTCACCGTGCCGAACCCGGTGGTGCCGAATCCGGCGCTGCCGATCCTGGATCTGCGACCATCCCCACCGATATACCGCTGGCAATCCTGCCGGCAGCCAACGGGATCACCTCGGGCGGTCCGCCCGGGCCTTGGTCGCTGTACCACTGGTCAGATGTCCCGCTGGTGCCGCCAAGGAACTTGACCGTGTAGTTGCCGGGCGGAAGTCCCGTCAGTTCGTAGAGTCCCTCGGGCCGCACCCGGGTTTCCCGCACCACCTTATGGTTTGCGTTGAATGCCTGCACGCTGATGAGGCTGTAGATGGTGCCGGACGGCGCCCCGATGCCTCCGATGATCGATGCCGGGCCCACCCCGGGGGTAAGGCCGGGTGGTGGAACGTAGACGGGCTTGTCGCGGCAGTTGTTTGTTTCCATTTCGTCGAGCTGGGTCATGAGTGCCGCGTATTCGGCAGGATCGACGCTCAGGTTCCAGCGGGTCTTAACCCACACCCATTCCGCGGCGTAGCCGCAGTGGGCTCCGGAGTATGGCGGCCACCAGTGGGCCGGGTCCGACGATCCCCGCTCCGCGTTCGTGGCGGCTGTCAGGACTCTCAAAGAAATGCTGTTGGACAGGTCATTGGCGAAGTCGCGGCGCTGCTTCGCGGTCCATGCCCACGCCCCGGAGTACCAGGCCTCTTCCAGCGGGACCATGTGGGCAACATCTACCTCGGCCGGGTCCACCAAAACGGTGACATCCCAGACGGACACCCACTGCGGGTAGAGCACGGTGCAGGGCGAGCCGAGCGTATGCTCGCTGGCGCCGTCGATTATTACCCTTTCGCGGGTGGTGCACCCGTCGGGTCCCACTATGGGGTACTCGAAGGCGGACTCATCGAATCGGGGACCTCCCGGCGCCTGCCGGACCAGGGTGTTCAGCAGCGCCTTGCCGTTGGCGTCTCCTTCGAATGGATACCCACCCGTCGGCGAAGCCACACTTTGGCTGGACCTTCCGCCTGCGGCGGGGAACTGCTCCGCGGGATTGGATGCCCCGCTACTGGAGAGGGCCAGAAGGCCGGCTGCCACCAACATTGTGCAGTGCTTCACAGCTTGCTTCATCGCAGTGCCCGACCCTTTGCACGTCATGGTTGTGCCCGGATCCTACTCCGCCACAGCAGGCTGCAACAGCCATTAATCATGGATGCACGGCACGAAGTTCCATGGAGTTCCTACGGCCGTCAATCCCGGCCATCTGCCGACTTTCCGCGGGCCGTTGTCAGTGCATGGAAGTGGGCCTACGCTGTGCGCCGTCGTTCCGGGCCCCGGGTCAGTAGGGCCAGGGTCAGTAGGGCCGTGGCCGGCCCGCCTTATTAGGTGGGATTCCCGACGGCGGGGGTCGGCGGCGCGGGCAGGTCCTGGACCCGCTGTCAGCGGCTGAGGATCTGCTCGCGCAGGATGTCCGCGTGCCCGCAGTGCTGGGCGAGCTCCCGCAGCATGTGCAGGTACACCCACCGCAGCGGGAGCGGGCCTCGGCGGTTGCCGCTGACCACGTCGTCGAGCTCCAGCCGGGACGCCGCCCGGCGCGAGGCCTCGCAGGCGTCGCGGTGGGCCTCTTGGATGCTGGTAATCGTGTCCCGGTCCTCAAGGATGAACGACTCATCCGGCGTGGCCGGGATGCCGATCTCCGCACGCGACCGGCACGTGATCGCTTCATCGAACCAGACCTTTTCCACGAAGGTCGCATGCTTGACCAGGCCCAGCAGCGTTGTCCGGGATGACACCAAAGAGCGGCGTGCCTGCTCCTCGGTCAGTCCGTCGAGGCAGGCATTGAGCAGGGCGCGGTGCTCGTCGAGGAAGGTGTCGAACTGGGCTCGGAGCGGCTGGCTGAAGACGGCCGGGACGAGCGTTGCGGGGAGGCTGGGCATGAGTGCAGTATGCCAAGGCCGACGTGCGGCGGCAACGGACGGCGCGCCGGTGTGCGGCAGCACCGCCGTCGTGAACTGGACCCGTACGGCCCGCACCATGGGCCGTGGGCCAGAGCGCGAACGTACACTTGAGGCCCACATCCGCGGGGCTTAAGTGTTCGTTCGCGCCGCCAGACCCATGAACATCGTGCGGTGCAGGATGTCCACGTGCTTGCGGGAGACCTCCACCGCGCTCTGAATGTCGCCCGCCCGGAGGGCCGCCACCAGGGCGACGTGGTCGCAGTTGGATTTGTGCAGCAGCTCGATGGGGTAGGGGATGAAGTAGGCATAGAGCTCGGCGAGCGTCTCGTGGTAAACCTCGACGGCGGTCCCCAGCCCTGACGCTGTGCCCACCAGCTGGTGGAACTGCTCGTCCGCCTGGTGGTAGTCCGACCAGTTGGCAGAAGAAGCCATGTCCCGGGTCAGCCGCTCGAGCTCGTCCAGCTGTTCCGGCGTGGCATTGACGGCCGCGTAGTGGGTCACCGCGCATTCGAACAGCAGCCGCCGGTCCACCAGCCGGTTTACCGCCTGCGACTCGGCCGGCGATGCCGTCAGCTCCGCCAGCACCTGACGCGGCGGATCGTCCGCCACGAAGGTCCCGCCGGCCCGGCCGCGGCGGCGGACCACCACGCCCTGGTCCGCCAGGCTCGCCAGCGCTCGCCGGGCAGTGATCGGGCTGACGGACAGGCCCAGCGCCACGTCCTCCTGGTCCGGCAGGCGCTCGCCGGGCTTCAGCAGTCCCAGCGAGATGGCCATGCCGATGCGCAGGCGCACGGCGTCGATGGCGCTCCGGCGGTCGATGCCGGCCAGCGCTCCCGCGCCGATGCCGGATGCATTGGTGCGCGAGGCGCCGGCGGGGGAGGCGGTGTCCTCCAACTGACGGGTCATATCCGCTACTTTACGGCCCATCCGCTGCCCCTTCCCATTATTGGATCATTCTGATCTAATATAGTGCAGATCACACCCCAACGCGGAGACAAACCCATGCAACGCATCCTTCCCCTCATAGCTGCCCAGGCCGCGCCCCGGCTCATCGGAGAACCCGTTTCGGCCTTCGCGGACGAGGTCAAAGCTGCCCTCGAAACCAAACCGGACAGCAAACTCGTCGTCTTCCCGGAGCTCCACCTCTTTGGCGACGGGACCCCGGACCGGCAGAGCACCGAAGCCCTGCAGGATTCGGCCGAGCCGCTGGGAGGACCGAGAGTGAAAGAGCTGAAGGAGCTCGCCGCGGACCTGGGCATCTGGCTGGTCCCGGGCAGCGTCTGCGAGCGCGGCCCGGAAGGCCAGCTGTTCAACACGCAGCTGGTGCTGTCCCCGGAAGGGGAGCTGGCCGGCTACTACCGGAAGATCTTCCCCTGGCGCCCGTTTGAACCGTACGATCCCGGCGACCGGTTCACCACCGTGGACCTGGCCGGCATCGGCAGGGTGGGCCTGAACATCTGCTACGACGCCTGGTACCCGGAGGTCTCCCGCCAGCTGGCCTGGATGGGCGCCGAGGTGATCCTCAACGTCGTGAAGACCACCACCCCTGACCGCCGGCAGGAGCTGGTGCTGGCCAAGGCGAACGCCATCGTGAACCAGGTGTTCGTGGTCAGCGTAAATTGCGCCGGCCCCACCGGCCAGGGAAAGAGCATCATCGTCGACCCCGAGGGCAACACCATTGCGGAGGCCGAGAACGACGCGCCGGTGCTGCTCACAGCGGACCTGGACCTGGCCGCCGTCGAACACGTCCGCACCCACGGGACGGAGAACCTCAACCGTCCCTGGTCCCAGTTCCGGGACGGCGAGGCCGCCGTCGAACTGCCCGTCTACCAGGGCCGGATCAATCCGCTGACCTGGACGCCCCCGTCCTTCAATGCCTAAGGAAAACCACGTGACAACACCAACTCT
This window harbors:
- a CDS encoding carbon-nitrogen hydrolase family protein, with the protein product MQRILPLIAAQAAPRLIGEPVSAFADEVKAALETKPDSKLVVFPELHLFGDGTPDRQSTEALQDSAEPLGGPRVKELKELAADLGIWLVPGSVCERGPEGQLFNTQLVLSPEGELAGYYRKIFPWRPFEPYDPGDRFTTVDLAGIGRVGLNICYDAWYPEVSRQLAWMGAEVILNVVKTTTPDRRQELVLAKANAIVNQVFVVSVNCAGPTGQGKSIIVDPEGNTIAEAENDAPVLLTADLDLAAVEHVRTHGTENLNRPWSQFRDGEAAVELPVYQGRINPLTWTPPSFNA
- a CDS encoding GntR family transcriptional regulator, with protein sequence MSRVSAVSIVEAIASDIRARVFSGELPALHALTETEVASSYDVARPTAKAAIEKLVAEGLLVRGVHKTARVADLGPESVRDIYLARAYLESEVLRRLASSRTVPDEAVRANQDIAALKTGAPLDVVEPDMRFHTSLVDALGNQRISKMYLSLVGEVRLCMSRVQSLHLLDTNLIQAEHQKLLELIGEGKGDAAARLLDEHLGRARERLVAAMGGEAGPEADLPSKLTG
- a CDS encoding FadR/GntR family transcriptional regulator, producing MTRQLEDTASPAGASRTNASGIGAGALAGIDRRSAIDAVRLRIGMAISLGLLKPGERLPDQEDVALGLSVSPITARRALASLADQGVVVRRRGRAGGTFVADDPPRQVLAELTASPAESQAVNRLVDRRLLFECAVTHYAAVNATPEQLDELERLTRDMASSANWSDYHQADEQFHQLVGTASGLGTAVEVYHETLAELYAYFIPYPIELLHKSNCDHVALVAALRAGDIQSAVEVSRKHVDILHRTMFMGLAARTNT
- a CDS encoding DinB family protein, which codes for MPSLPATLVPAVFSQPLRAQFDTFLDEHRALLNACLDGLTEEQARRSLVSSRTTLLGLVKHATFVEKVWFDEAITCRSRAEIGIPATPDESFILEDRDTITSIQEAHRDACEASRRAASRLELDDVVSGNRRGPLPLRWVYLHMLRELAQHCGHADILREQILSR
- a CDS encoding GmrSD restriction endonuclease domain-containing protein, encoding MASPTGGYPFEGDANGKALLNTLVRQAPGGPRFDESAFEYPIVGPDGCTTRERVIIDGASEHTLGSPCTVLYPQWVSVWDVTVLVDPAEVDVAHMVPLEEAWYSGAWAWTAKQRRDFANDLSNSISLRVLTAATNAERGSSDPAHWWPPYSGAHCGYAAEWVWVKTRWNLSVDPAEYAALMTQLDEMETNNCRDKPVYVPPPGLTPGVGPASIIGGIGAPSGTIYSLISVQAFNANHKVVRETRVRPEGLYELTGLPPGNYTVKFLGGTSGTSDQWYSDQGPGGPPEVIPLAAGRIASGISVGMVADPGSAAPDSAPPGSAR